One genomic segment of Hydrocarboniclastica marina includes these proteins:
- a CDS encoding biotin--[acetyl-CoA-carboxylase] ligase: MERNKLISILADGKLHSGQDLANTLGVSRAAVWKKLSQLDEMGVPVRRLHGKGYCLKQPLDLLDKERLEQLLDPEQRELINLHVLDDVPSTNDYLSARELVAKYEVCLAEKQSAGKGRRGRKWEGSYGRDIALSVKFESERGVSGLDGLSLAVGVALADSLTRAGVEGISLKWPNDLWLGEKKVAGILIELSGELQTRCEVVVGIGLNVSMAEDEGASINQPWTSLATDGGLPEISRNSIAAKLIAGLISALERFEREGFAIFQAQWVSLDALKGREVFVVGQETSGLGAGIDAFGAYRLETASGEVRLNAGEVSVRAKG, translated from the coding sequence TTGGAAAGAAACAAACTGATAAGCATCCTGGCCGATGGGAAACTACACTCAGGCCAGGACCTCGCTAATACGCTAGGTGTCAGCAGGGCGGCCGTCTGGAAAAAACTGTCTCAGCTAGATGAAATGGGAGTGCCCGTCAGGCGCCTCCACGGCAAGGGATACTGCCTGAAACAACCGCTGGATCTACTGGATAAAGAAAGACTGGAGCAGCTACTTGACCCAGAGCAGCGCGAGCTGATCAACCTTCACGTGCTTGACGACGTGCCTTCTACGAATGACTACCTTTCTGCCCGTGAGCTAGTGGCTAAATATGAGGTCTGTCTGGCCGAAAAGCAGAGTGCCGGAAAGGGGCGCCGCGGTCGAAAATGGGAGGGCTCATATGGGCGCGACATCGCGCTCAGCGTTAAGTTTGAATCGGAAAGGGGTGTCTCGGGTCTGGATGGGCTGAGTCTGGCTGTAGGGGTCGCTCTTGCGGATTCTCTGACCCGTGCTGGGGTAGAGGGCATAAGCTTGAAGTGGCCCAACGACCTTTGGTTAGGCGAGAAAAAGGTTGCAGGTATTCTTATAGAGCTGTCTGGTGAGCTTCAGACTCGGTGTGAGGTGGTCGTCGGCATTGGCTTGAACGTCTCTATGGCGGAAGACGAGGGCGCTTCGATTAACCAGCCCTGGACATCGCTGGCGACCGACGGGGGCTTGCCTGAGATCAGCAGAAACTCCATCGCAGCTAAGCTCATAGCGGGGCTGATCTCCGCCCTGGAGCGTTTTGAGCGTGAGGGGTTCGCCATTTTTCAAGCCCAATGGGTCTCGCTTGACGCACTCAAGGGGAGGGAGGTTTTCGTAGTAGGCCAGGAAACCAGCGGCCTTGGAGCTGGAATAGATGCGTTCGGTGCGTACCGTCTGGAAACCGCAAGCGGCGAGGTGCGGTTGAACGCGGGGGAAGTTAGTGTAAGGGCTAAGGGTTAG
- a CDS encoding DUF6776 family protein, with translation MKRATSSDLRVVKHQPGLRLRQFLILLGFSICAGVIGFFIGTRHAEFQHKDFAKTRAVLAQQVGELQEENTRLRQIQINLERGNHIDQQAILEAQRTISQLEKTVAQLNSDLSFYKNIMAPGEVETNLQVQRLLLSPVGEGRRFRFRLSLTQVGDNRSYIAGQAAVSILGQRGGEKEVIPLRDVTESIDEVGVAFRFRYFQDVEGEMVLPEGFTPSAVQIVAQAEGNKSARVERRFEWDELIRE, from the coding sequence GTGAAGCGCGCAACGTCGTCAGACCTGAGGGTCGTGAAACATCAGCCCGGATTAAGGCTCCGCCAGTTTCTCATACTCCTCGGCTTCTCAATTTGTGCAGGGGTGATAGGGTTCTTTATCGGTACCCGGCATGCCGAATTTCAGCACAAGGACTTTGCGAAAACCCGGGCTGTACTGGCGCAACAGGTGGGCGAATTGCAGGAGGAGAACACGAGGCTGCGGCAGATACAGATCAACCTGGAGCGCGGCAATCACATTGATCAGCAAGCGATTCTTGAGGCCCAGCGAACGATTTCCCAGTTGGAGAAAACGGTCGCCCAGCTCAACTCGGATCTCAGTTTTTACAAAAACATTATGGCCCCCGGCGAAGTTGAAACTAACCTGCAGGTGCAGCGTTTGCTGCTGAGCCCGGTCGGCGAGGGGAGGCGTTTCCGCTTCAGGCTAAGTCTCACGCAAGTGGGGGACAATCGCAGCTACATTGCCGGCCAGGCGGCTGTTAGCATCCTGGGGCAGCGTGGTGGTGAAAAAGAAGTGATTCCGCTCAGGGATGTAACAGAGTCAATTGACGAGGTAGGCGTTGCTTTCCGTTTCCGCTACTTCCAGGATGTGGAGGGCGAAATGGTACTGCCAGAAGGATTTACACCGTCAGCGGTACAGATAGTTGCTCAGGCTGAGGGGAACAAATCTGCCCGGGTTGAGCGTCGGTTCGAATGGGACGAATTAATTAGGGAATAA
- a CDS encoding bactofilin family protein: MFGSGKKHPSSRKPLGQFDTLISSTTSVRGDIHFSGGLHIDGRVEGNLIAEDNSDAVLRVSEVGEVTGDIIAPHVIINGTVNGDLYAAQHLELAEKAAINGSVYYNLLEMAMGAEVNGSLVRQKEPPRKLLDHMTAGGEARVSAEGREKSASGE; encoded by the coding sequence ATGTTCGGCAGTGGCAAAAAGCATCCTTCGAGTCGTAAACCGCTGGGTCAGTTCGATACTCTCATATCGAGCACAACCTCGGTGCGGGGCGACATCCATTTCTCAGGTGGACTGCACATCGACGGACGAGTAGAGGGTAACCTCATAGCGGAAGACAACAGTGATGCCGTACTTCGGGTTAGCGAAGTGGGAGAGGTGACGGGCGACATTATCGCGCCGCATGTCATTATCAATGGCACCGTGAATGGGGATCTGTACGCCGCGCAGCACCTGGAACTCGCTGAAAAAGCCGCGATTAACGGCAGTGTCTACTATAATCTGCTTGAAATGGCGATGGGTGCCGAAGTCAACGGCAGCCTGGTCCGTCAGAAAGAGCCGCCCCGTAAGTTGCTCGATCATATGACGGCGGGTGGCGAAGCCCGAGTATCTGCTGAGGGCAGAGAAAAGTCGGCATCAGGCGAGTAA
- the erpA gene encoding iron-sulfur cluster insertion protein ErpA: MSAVQDFAPTPLFFSDSAVAKVRELVEEEENPGLKLRVYVTGGGCSGFQYGFSFDEEQNEDDTAIVKDGITLLVDVMSYQYLVGATVDYQEGLQGSQFTVTNPNASSTCGCGSSFTI, encoded by the coding sequence ATGAGTGCAGTTCAGGATTTTGCGCCGACTCCGTTGTTCTTCTCGGATTCAGCTGTCGCCAAGGTGCGCGAGCTGGTTGAGGAAGAAGAGAATCCCGGGCTCAAGCTCCGCGTATACGTAACGGGCGGGGGCTGCTCGGGGTTTCAGTACGGCTTCAGTTTCGATGAAGAGCAGAACGAAGACGACACAGCCATCGTTAAAGACGGCATTACACTATTGGTAGATGTCATGAGCTATCAGTACCTGGTGGGCGCTACGGTAGACTATCAGGAAGGGCTCCAGGGATCGCAGTTCACCGTCACCAATCCAAACGCCAGCAGCACCTGCGGCTGTGGATCGTCCTTCACGATTTAG
- a CDS encoding OapA family protein, which yields MIGPSSGVEAQRVSVTMDLESGTLKPITQLKAASAERTEVTKPVAAFAVTPAPVAAPAEVIAEYTAKPADEVQAEKTGAADPAPAVAQSAKKSPVIDVPPELSWKTFTVKAGDTLSTIFRKAGFNDALMYKVIQGEGKKLARLFKGDEIRFGTTKGELQEIVLVKSRTENLRTRLTDGGFVTEKEVRAPDVELRFAAGTIENSLFIAGKKAGLDSSTTMEMAAIFGWDIDFVYDIRKGDKFDVLYEKQYLDGEEIGNGRVLAANFVNQGRKITAILYTDETGKSAYYTPDGKSVQKAFLRAPIDARISSSFNLQRRHPVLNVVRPHQGTDYAAATGSPIMAAGDGRVRFAGWKGGYGRTIVLQHGDGITTLYAHLSKLGKGIANGKTVKQGQTIGYVGSSGMVTGPHLHYEFRLNGSPRNSRTVKLPDAAPVPKQEVAKFKAYANRLVARLDTQSADTQLALADEE from the coding sequence ATGATAGGCCCAAGCAGCGGAGTAGAAGCGCAACGTGTCTCGGTCACTATGGATCTTGAGAGCGGAACGCTGAAGCCGATCACACAGCTGAAAGCGGCGAGCGCAGAACGAACTGAAGTGACGAAACCGGTCGCAGCTTTCGCGGTTACACCCGCGCCAGTCGCAGCGCCCGCTGAGGTTATTGCCGAGTACACAGCCAAGCCTGCTGACGAGGTACAGGCAGAAAAAACCGGAGCTGCCGATCCAGCGCCCGCTGTCGCTCAGTCAGCCAAAAAGTCGCCCGTGATCGACGTACCGCCAGAACTGAGCTGGAAAACATTTACCGTCAAGGCAGGCGACACACTGTCGACTATTTTCCGCAAAGCGGGCTTCAACGACGCCCTGATGTACAAAGTGATCCAGGGCGAGGGAAAAAAGCTCGCGCGCCTTTTCAAAGGGGACGAGATCCGTTTCGGCACTACAAAGGGCGAGCTTCAGGAAATCGTCCTGGTCAAGAGCCGGACTGAAAATCTTCGAACGCGGCTGACCGATGGCGGTTTCGTCACAGAGAAAGAAGTTCGCGCCCCGGACGTCGAGCTGCGATTTGCTGCCGGCACCATCGAAAACTCTCTTTTTATTGCAGGGAAAAAAGCTGGGCTCGACTCCAGCACTACCATGGAAATGGCTGCAATCTTCGGCTGGGACATCGACTTCGTTTACGATATCCGTAAAGGTGATAAGTTCGACGTGCTCTATGAGAAACAGTATCTCGATGGTGAAGAGATCGGCAACGGTCGCGTTCTGGCGGCAAACTTCGTGAACCAGGGCCGGAAAATCACTGCGATTCTCTACACCGACGAGACGGGCAAATCAGCTTATTACACTCCGGATGGCAAGAGCGTGCAGAAGGCCTTCCTGCGCGCGCCGATCGATGCACGCATATCGTCGTCGTTCAATCTTCAGCGCCGTCACCCGGTACTTAACGTCGTCCGCCCGCATCAGGGAACTGATTACGCAGCCGCTACGGGTTCGCCGATCATGGCTGCAGGTGATGGCCGTGTACGATTCGCCGGCTGGAAAGGCGGCTATGGCCGCACCATCGTTTTGCAGCACGGTGATGGCATTACCACGTTATATGCTCACCTGAGCAAGCTGGGCAAAGGTATCGCTAACGGGAAAACAGTAAAGCAAGGCCAGACCATAGGCTATGTCGGTTCATCCGGCATGGTTACCGGCCCTCATCTCCACTATGAGTTCCGCCTGAACGGATCACCCCGCAACTCGCGTACCGTCAAGCTACCCGATGCCGCACCCGTTCCCAAACAAGAGGTCGCGAAATTCAAGGCCTACGCAAATCGCCTGGTGGCAAGGCTGGATACCCAGTCGGCGGATACGCAACTGGCGTTGGCCGACGAAGAGTAA
- a CDS encoding SPOR domain-containing protein gives MRLIFLLALLVSIGVTWMALDEPAPQSAKEPVANLPRVDRLLLVAEVPDMPVPEEEELEPASVREYPSIEFDELPLPQPGDLLKWSSYSAVETGASLNASNADDEESSQRVCMLVSGFRSEQDATDWAQTHHLDEVDNVRLGARLVPDKPWHWVIIPPLPSRAAGLGKLRQLQAAGIDSYLVTEGEQQNAISLGLFESQRAAQRVLESRRKAGMAAELTLFKRTRPEPIVWVYTAHSDALKAALPDGITASKETDACQALQR, from the coding sequence ATGAGGCTCATATTCCTCCTGGCACTATTGGTTAGTATCGGTGTGACCTGGATGGCACTTGATGAGCCCGCGCCCCAGTCAGCGAAAGAGCCCGTGGCCAACCTTCCACGAGTCGACCGCCTGCTTCTCGTCGCCGAAGTTCCCGATATGCCTGTCCCGGAAGAAGAGGAGCTTGAACCGGCATCAGTTCGCGAATACCCAAGTATTGAATTTGATGAGCTTCCGCTACCTCAGCCTGGTGATTTGCTCAAGTGGTCGAGCTACAGCGCTGTCGAAACTGGAGCGAGCCTGAATGCCAGTAACGCGGATGACGAAGAGTCCAGCCAGCGCGTGTGCATGCTGGTGTCGGGTTTTCGAAGTGAGCAGGATGCTACAGACTGGGCCCAAACACACCATTTGGATGAAGTAGACAATGTGAGGCTTGGAGCCAGGCTCGTTCCTGACAAGCCTTGGCATTGGGTGATCATTCCGCCATTGCCAAGTCGCGCGGCGGGCCTGGGTAAGTTGCGCCAGCTACAGGCCGCGGGCATCGATAGCTACCTGGTGACTGAGGGAGAGCAGCAGAACGCGATTTCACTTGGTCTGTTCGAATCGCAGAGGGCCGCTCAGCGTGTCCTTGAAAGTCGCCGAAAGGCAGGGATGGCAGCGGAGCTGACTCTCTTCAAGCGCACGCGCCCAGAGCCGATTGTCTGGGTGTACACAGCCCATTCTGACGCGTTGAAAGCAGCACTGCCCGACGGGATAACCGCCAGCAAAGAAACTGATGCTTGTCAGGCCTTGCAAAGGTAA
- the tyrS gene encoding tyrosine--tRNA ligase → MTAVADALAVIKRGVDELIPEEDLVEKLKSGRRLRIKAGFDPTAPDLHLGHTVLINKLRQFQDLGHEVIFLIGDFTGMIGDPTGKSVTRPPLTEQEVSKNAETYKEQVFKILDPDKTTVAFNSTWMGQMSAADMIRLAGQHTVARMLERDDFSKRYRAEQPIAIHEFLYPLVQGYDSVALEADVELGGTDQKFNLLMGRLLQRHYGQPPQAILTMPLLEGLDGVQKMSKSLGNYVGVNDAPGTMYTKLLSMPDALLWRYFELLSLKSMEEVDGLREEVKQGRNPQEVKRIFAEEIIGRFHGEAAAESAHRSAGNQVALGQIPENVPEVVVDAEGEDMPLATVLRLAGLVKNGAAARDVISRGAVYRDGQAVDGSSTFRAGDQCVLQAGKKKIARVTLK, encoded by the coding sequence ATGACGGCAGTAGCGGATGCATTGGCTGTAATCAAGCGGGGAGTAGACGAGCTGATCCCGGAAGAAGACCTTGTGGAAAAGCTGAAGTCTGGGCGCAGGCTGCGAATAAAGGCGGGCTTTGATCCAACGGCCCCCGATCTGCATCTGGGGCATACCGTGCTCATCAACAAGCTGCGTCAGTTCCAGGACCTGGGACACGAAGTCATCTTTCTTATCGGTGACTTCACCGGAATGATCGGCGACCCGACGGGTAAGAGTGTCACGCGACCGCCGCTTACTGAGCAGGAAGTCAGCAAGAATGCGGAAACGTATAAAGAGCAGGTGTTCAAAATACTGGATCCGGATAAAACAACCGTCGCTTTCAACTCGACCTGGATGGGGCAGATGTCGGCTGCCGATATGATTCGCCTTGCTGGCCAGCATACTGTTGCCCGGATGTTGGAGCGTGATGACTTCAGTAAGCGGTATCGCGCCGAGCAACCGATCGCAATCCATGAGTTTCTTTACCCGCTGGTCCAGGGCTATGACTCCGTAGCGTTAGAGGCTGATGTGGAGCTTGGGGGGACCGACCAGAAATTCAACTTGCTCATGGGTCGCTTGCTCCAGCGCCATTACGGCCAGCCCCCGCAGGCAATCCTGACAATGCCGCTCCTGGAAGGCCTCGATGGCGTCCAGAAAATGTCCAAGTCCCTCGGGAACTACGTGGGTGTTAATGACGCTCCCGGCACTATGTATACGAAGCTCCTGTCCATGCCCGACGCGTTGCTCTGGCGCTATTTTGAATTACTCAGCCTCAAGTCGATGGAAGAGGTTGATGGGTTGCGGGAGGAGGTGAAGCAAGGGCGAAACCCTCAGGAGGTCAAGCGGATCTTTGCAGAAGAGATAATCGGCCGCTTTCATGGCGAGGCCGCCGCCGAGTCAGCCCATCGTTCCGCGGGTAATCAGGTGGCACTCGGCCAAATTCCCGAGAATGTGCCTGAAGTTGTAGTGGACGCCGAGGGCGAGGATATGCCGCTCGCTACCGTATTGAGATTGGCGGGTCTGGTCAAAAACGGGGCGGCGGCGCGTGATGTGATCAGCCGCGGCGCGGTATATAGGGATGGGCAGGCAGTCGACGGCTCTTCGACCTTTCGGGCAGGCGATCAGTGCGTGCTCCAGGCGGGGAAAAAGAAGATTGCCCGGGTCACTCTCAAATAA
- the argC gene encoding N-acetyl-gamma-glutamyl-phosphate reductase — translation MIKVGIVGGTGYTGVELLRLLTSHPEVELIAITSRSEAGMRVDDMFPSLRGHVDLCFTEPTEEELGQCDLIFFATPNGVAMRTVPALLDRGVRIVDLSADYRIKDIPTWEKWYGETHQSPELVAEAVYGLPEMNRSEIRQARLVANPGCYPTAVQLGFLPLIEKGLVDCQRLIADAKSGASGAGRQAKVAGLMGEVGESFKAYGASGHRHLPEIEQGLSLMHGRPAQVTFVPHLLPMIRGIEATLYAELKDDSVDLQALFEERYKNEPFVDVLPFGSHPETRSVRGGNVCRMALHRQGDRPVVIITSVIDNLVKGAAGQAIQNMNIMFECREDAGLDMPALMP, via the coding sequence GTGATAAAGGTAGGTATTGTCGGCGGCACCGGTTACACAGGGGTAGAGCTACTGAGGCTCCTGACCTCTCACCCCGAGGTTGAGTTGATCGCTATTACATCGCGATCAGAAGCCGGTATGCGCGTCGACGACATGTTTCCCAGCCTACGCGGCCACGTCGACCTCTGCTTCACCGAACCTACTGAAGAAGAGCTCGGCCAGTGCGACCTGATTTTTTTCGCTACGCCGAATGGCGTAGCGATGCGGACAGTCCCTGCATTACTCGATCGCGGCGTACGCATTGTGGACCTTTCGGCAGATTACCGTATTAAGGACATACCCACCTGGGAAAAATGGTACGGCGAGACGCACCAGTCTCCTGAGCTGGTCGCCGAGGCAGTGTACGGACTTCCGGAAATGAACCGGTCCGAAATCAGGCAGGCCAGGCTGGTCGCTAATCCGGGCTGCTACCCCACCGCTGTACAGTTGGGTTTTCTGCCGCTGATTGAGAAAGGGCTGGTGGACTGTCAGAGACTGATCGCTGATGCAAAGTCGGGCGCCAGCGGTGCGGGTCGGCAGGCCAAAGTGGCGGGCCTGATGGGTGAGGTGGGGGAAAGTTTCAAGGCGTACGGAGCCTCTGGCCATCGCCATCTGCCAGAGATCGAACAAGGCTTGAGTCTCATGCACGGCCGTCCGGCGCAGGTGACGTTTGTGCCTCATCTATTACCGATGATCCGCGGGATCGAAGCGACACTCTATGCCGAGCTCAAAGATGACTCTGTGGATCTGCAGGCGCTTTTTGAAGAGCGCTACAAGAATGAGCCTTTCGTCGATGTACTTCCTTTTGGAAGCCATCCGGAAACCCGTAGTGTCCGCGGTGGCAATGTCTGTCGCATGGCACTGCACCGCCAGGGCGACCGCCCTGTCGTCATCATCACATCGGTAATTGACAATCTCGTTAAGGGCGCGGCAGGGCAAGCAATACAGAACATGAATATCATGTTTGAGTGCCGTGAAGATGCCGGGCTGGACATGCCGGCGTTGATGCCCTGA
- a CDS encoding anhydro-N-acetylmuramic acid kinase: MNNEHFVGLMSGTSMDAIDAVVVRTGSVNFEVLSVHSRAYPSQLRARLDRAIRNDATPDELGRLDRLVGEAFAQCALQALEKTGIPAEAVRAIGTHGQTIRHAPDGPEGFTLQIGDPNIIAERTGITTVGDFRRRDVAAGGQGAPLAPAFHQWFFRGASERRALLNLGGIANLTLIPAAQDETELDSTAVHGFDTGPANTLLDSWHHAHRTAPYDTDGLWARSGQVNTPLLQSMLSDPFFQRAAPKSTGREHFNLGWIHAHLQGQPAIAAADVQRTLLELTSVSIARAFEALPPANVFLCGGGCRNVFLVERLNALMPGRNVATTAVLGLVPEAVEGAAFAWLARQTIEGKPGNVASSTGAAGPRILGVIYPG, from the coding sequence ATGAATAACGAACACTTTGTCGGCCTGATGTCCGGCACGAGCATGGATGCAATTGACGCAGTGGTTGTCCGTACCGGCTCAGTCAACTTTGAAGTCCTGTCGGTTCATTCTCGCGCGTATCCTTCCCAACTCAGGGCGCGCCTTGACCGCGCCATCCGTAATGACGCAACCCCAGATGAGCTGGGCAGACTGGACCGACTGGTCGGTGAAGCCTTTGCTCAGTGCGCCCTGCAAGCGCTTGAAAAAACCGGCATCCCTGCCGAGGCAGTGCGGGCGATCGGGACGCATGGGCAAACCATCCGCCACGCACCCGACGGCCCGGAAGGTTTTACGCTGCAAATTGGCGATCCCAATATTATCGCGGAACGGACGGGCATCACCACGGTGGGTGATTTCCGCCGCAGAGACGTTGCCGCGGGGGGGCAGGGCGCACCGCTGGCTCCTGCCTTTCACCAGTGGTTTTTCCGAGGAGCGAGTGAGCGCCGCGCATTACTGAACCTGGGCGGCATCGCTAATCTAACCCTCATCCCGGCAGCACAAGATGAGACAGAACTCGACAGTACCGCCGTGCACGGATTTGATACCGGCCCAGCCAATACCTTACTCGACAGCTGGCATCACGCTCACCGTACAGCCCCCTACGATACAGACGGTTTGTGGGCCCGGAGTGGTCAGGTAAACACACCATTGCTACAGAGCATGCTTTCGGATCCATTTTTCCAGCGCGCCGCCCCCAAGAGTACGGGTCGTGAACATTTTAATCTCGGGTGGATACACGCTCACCTGCAGGGCCAGCCCGCTATCGCGGCGGCAGACGTCCAGAGGACGCTGCTGGAACTGACATCAGTTTCAATTGCGCGGGCTTTCGAGGCGTTACCCCCAGCGAATGTATTTCTGTGTGGAGGCGGCTGCCGGAACGTATTTTTGGTCGAAAGATTGAATGCACTGATGCCCGGACGCAACGTCGCGACCACTGCTGTGCTGGGCTTGGTGCCGGAAGCGGTAGAGGGGGCTGCGTTTGCCTGGCTGGCGAGGCAGACTATCGAAGGAAAACCCGGGAATGTGGCTTCGAGTACCGGCGCAGCCGGACCGCGGATCCTGGGCGTGATTTACCCTGGCTAA
- a CDS encoding chloride channel protein translates to MKKFSNRLYQSYTQAFQRRLSSVDALPQLALLGLLSGLVTGAVIILFRSAIEWPLRWLLPEGNPEGFEQLNIWVRSVLPLAGACALGLLLYRLPRNDHKTGIAYVIERLNSHQGYISWRSAVLQFITGVITIGTGQSTGREGPAVHLGSAFSSLLGRGMGLPHNSIRTLVACGTAAAISASFNTPIAGVIFAMEVVMMEYTITGFTPVILASVTGAIVTQATYGTAPAFEVPALVMKSLWEVPYMVFGAMIIGVMSACFVRLLIWFHRFSEHPIWLRLAAAGLVMVPFAALLPAVLGIGYDTVNATFMGEIGLVALIIIAVAKLIVTATTTGLGMPNGLVAPIFFIGATLGGAMGVLGEMVFPEYASSTGFYAMLGMGAMMGAVCQAPLAALMALLELTHNPNIVLPGMLMITTATIMSHELFGQRSVFLSILRSQGLDLRSSPITMALQRVGVGAILERNFRRIPQNLPLARARRVLKDEPRWLVIDGSDGPVAVMPTVDLARYVEEHAEALEKADEHEEEPLINLLAIPAQRRDVATVPFQATLQEALDRFNETDAEALLVQRTAAPMIQQVVGVILKPDIENYYQYRR, encoded by the coding sequence ATGAAGAAGTTTAGCAACCGGCTCTACCAGAGCTATACCCAAGCGTTTCAGCGTCGGCTTTCGTCGGTCGACGCGTTGCCACAGCTTGCCTTGCTAGGTCTATTGTCGGGCCTCGTGACCGGCGCCGTGATCATTCTTTTCCGATCCGCCATCGAGTGGCCCTTGCGCTGGCTCCTACCGGAAGGTAACCCAGAAGGATTCGAGCAGCTCAATATTTGGGTGCGGTCAGTTCTGCCGCTGGCCGGTGCCTGTGCGCTCGGACTGCTGCTTTATCGCCTCCCCCGCAATGACCATAAAACGGGCATCGCCTATGTCATCGAGCGACTCAACTCCCATCAGGGATATATTTCCTGGCGAAGTGCCGTGCTTCAGTTCATCACGGGTGTCATTACTATTGGCACCGGGCAATCCACAGGCCGCGAAGGACCGGCCGTGCACCTCGGCTCCGCTTTTTCGAGTCTGCTCGGCCGTGGCATGGGACTCCCCCACAACAGTATCCGCACGTTGGTAGCCTGTGGCACGGCAGCCGCTATCTCCGCTTCGTTCAACACCCCGATAGCTGGCGTCATCTTTGCCATGGAGGTGGTAATGATGGAGTACACCATCACCGGCTTCACCCCTGTGATTCTGGCGTCGGTGACGGGCGCGATTGTTACCCAGGCGACCTACGGGACCGCGCCTGCCTTTGAAGTTCCCGCGCTGGTGATGAAGTCATTGTGGGAGGTGCCCTACATGGTTTTCGGCGCCATGATCATTGGTGTGATGTCCGCCTGTTTCGTCCGACTGCTCATCTGGTTTCACCGCTTTTCCGAGCATCCCATCTGGTTGAGGCTCGCCGCCGCAGGCTTAGTGATGGTGCCTTTTGCGGCGCTCCTGCCTGCTGTCTTGGGGATCGGGTATGACACTGTCAACGCAACGTTCATGGGCGAAATCGGGTTAGTTGCGCTCATCATCATCGCTGTGGCCAAACTCATCGTAACCGCCACTACGACCGGCCTCGGCATGCCTAATGGCCTGGTTGCGCCGATTTTCTTCATCGGGGCTACTTTAGGCGGAGCCATGGGGGTTCTCGGGGAAATGGTTTTCCCTGAGTACGCGTCGTCCACCGGGTTCTACGCCATGCTCGGCATGGGCGCCATGATGGGTGCGGTATGCCAGGCCCCGCTGGCGGCATTGATGGCACTGCTCGAGCTTACTCATAACCCCAACATCGTACTGCCTGGCATGCTAATGATCACGACCGCTACCATCATGTCCCATGAGCTGTTTGGTCAGCGCTCGGTTTTCCTCAGCATCTTGCGCAGTCAGGGGCTGGATCTGAGAAGTTCGCCTATTACCATGGCGCTGCAGCGGGTCGGTGTCGGCGCTATCCTCGAACGCAACTTCCGGCGAATCCCGCAGAATCTACCCCTGGCCCGAGCCCGGCGGGTGCTCAAGGACGAGCCTCGCTGGCTTGTTATCGACGGCAGCGATGGCCCGGTAGCAGTCATGCCCACCGTTGATCTGGCGCGCTATGTCGAAGAGCATGCCGAGGCACTTGAAAAGGCGGATGAGCATGAGGAGGAACCTTTGATTAACCTGCTTGCGATTCCCGCCCAGCGCCGCGACGTTGCTACAGTGCCGTTTCAGGCGACGCTGCAGGAAGCGCTTGACCGCTTTAACGAGACAGACGCGGAGGCCCTGCTTGTGCAGCGAACGGCCGCTCCCATGATCCAGCAGGTGGTAGGCGTCATACTCAAGCCCGATATAGAAAACTACTACCAGTATCGCCGATGA